One window of Camelina sativa cultivar DH55 chromosome 4, Cs, whole genome shotgun sequence genomic DNA carries:
- the LOC104779781 gene encoding 1,8-cineole synthase 1, chloroplastic isoform X2: MATTLRMGSALIYQNSLGHNFRLPHPHGPHRFVCKSMTKTTPDATSVDLRRRSGNYQPSPWDHCYLLSIKNKYASEKEVIARDMLKKKVKKMLDVTKSHLEQLELIDDLQKLGVSYHFELEINDILTNFHHENGNYTWKGDKEEDLHATALKFRLLRQHGFDVSENIFDAIIDKIESNRFKSNNISSIISLYEASYLSTIADTKLHKVIRPFATQQIRKYVDGETYNMEIREKAIHALEMPYHWRMRRLETRWYIDAYEKKHDMNLFLIELAKVDFNIVQTTHQEDLKYVSSWWKDTCLANELPFVRDRIVENYFWTVGLIYEPQYGYIRRIMTIVNALVTTIDDIYDIYGTLEELELFTSMVEKWDVNRLDELPEYMRLCFLLLYNEINGIGYDILIYKNIDVTPFLKKSVDLCKTYLVEAKWYNRGYKPSVEEYMKNAWISISAPTILIHFYCVFSDQISLQNLETLSQHRQHIVRCSATVLRLANDLGTSPDELARGDVLKSVQCYMHETGASEEEAREHVQQMISDTWDDMNNETKPARSSFSRGFVEAAMNLARMSQCMYQYGDGHGCPNKAKTVDRVQSLLVDPIPLD, from the exons ATGGCTACTACTTTACGTATGGGTTCAGCTCTCATTTACCAAAACTCCCTTGGCCACAATTTTCGTCTTCCACATCCTCACGGACCTCACCGTTTTGTATGCAAGTCCATGACCAAAACGACGCCGGATGCTACTTCTGTTGACCTCCGTCGACGCTCCGGCAACTATCAACCTTCACCGTGGGACCATTGTTATCTCCTCTCCATCAAGAATAAATATGCG AGTGAAAAAGAAGTAATAGCTAGAGATATGTTgaagaaaaaagtgaagaagatgcTTGATGTTACAAAGAGCCATCTTGAGCAATTAGAGCTCATCGATGATCTACAAAAACTTGGGGTTTCATATCATTTTGAGCTAGAAATAAATgacattttaacaaattttcatCATGAAAATGGAAATTATACTTGGAAAGGTGACAAGGAAGAAGATTTACATGCAACAGCACTCAAATTCCGACTTCTTAGACAACATGGTTTTGATGTCTCAGAAA ATATATTTGATGCGATCATTGACAAGATAGAAAGCAATAGGTTCAAGAGCAACAATATATCAAGTATCATCTCTTTGTATGAAGCGTCGTATCTCTCCACCATAGCGGATACTAAATTGCATAAAGTCATCAGACCTTTTGCAAcacaacaaataagaaaatatgttgaTGGTGAAACATACAACATGGAGATACGAGAGAAAGCAATTCATGCGTTAGAAATGCCATACCATTGGAGAATGAGAAGGCTAGAGACGAGATGGTACATCGACGCATACGAGAAGAAACATGACATGAATCTTTTTTTGATCGAACTTGCCAAAGTCGATTTCAATATCGTACAAACTACTCATCAAGAAGATCTCAAATACGTTTCAAG CTGGTGGAAAGATACATGTTTGGCTAATGAACTTCCCTTTGTAAGAGATAGAATTGTCGAGAATTATTTTTGGACAGTCGGTTTAATATACGAACCACAATATGGATATATCCGACGAATCATGACTATAGTTAATGCGCTTGTTACAACCATCGACGATATCTACGACATCTATGGTACTCTTGAAGAACTTGAACTCTTCACTTCCATGGTTGAGAA GTGGGATGTAAATCGTCTTGATGAGCTTCCTGAGTACATGCggttgtgttttcttcttttgtacaATGAAATCAATGGCATTGGATATGATattctcatatataaaaatattgatgtCACCCCTTTTCTCAAGAAATCGGTAG ATTTATGCAAAACATATCTAGTGGAAGCAAAGTGGTATAACAGAGGATACAAACCAAGTGTGGAAGAATACATGAAAAATGCTTGGATTTCAATTTCTGCCCCAACAATACTGATCCACTTTTACTGTGTTTTCTCGGACCAAATCTCACTTCAAAACTTAGAGACTTTGTCTCAACACCGACAACACATCGTCCGATGCTCTGCCACCGTTCTTCGTCTAGCTAACGACCTTGGAACATCACCG GATGAATTGGCGAGAGGAGATGTTCTCAAATCGGTCCAATGTTACATGCATGAGACGGGAGCCTCGGAGGAAGAGGCACGCGAGCACGTGCAGCAGATGATTAGTGATACATGGGACGACATGAACAACGAAACAAAACCGGCTCGCAGTTCATTTTCCCGAGGTTTTGTTGAAGCTGCAATGAACCTGGCACGCATGTCGCAATGCATGTATCAATATGGGGATGGTCATGGATGTCCGAACAAAGCCAAAACCGTTGATCGTGTCCAATCCTTGCTCGTTGATCCAATCCCACTAGATTGA
- the LOC104779781 gene encoding 1,8-cineole synthase 1, chloroplastic isoform X4, translated as MATTLRMGSALIYQNSLGHNFRLPHPHGPHRFVCKSMTKTTPDATSVDLRRRSGNYQPSPWDHCYLLSIKNKYASEKEVIARDMLKKKVKKMLDVTKSHLEQLELIDDLQKLGVSYHFELEINDILTNFHHENGNYTWKGDKEEDLHATALKFRLLRQHGFDVSENIFDAIIDKIESNRFKSNNISSIISLYEASYLSTIADTKLHKVIRPFATQQIRKYVDGETYNMEIREKAIHALEMPYHWRMRRLETRWYIDAYEKKHDMNLFLIELAKVDFNIVQTTHQEDLKYVSSWWKDTCLANELPFVRDRIVENYFWTVGLIYEPQYGYIRRIMTIVNALVTTIDDIYDIYGTLEELELFTSMVEKWDVNRLDELPEYMRLCFLLLYNEINGIGYDILIYKNIDVTPFLKKSIYAKHI; from the exons ATGGCTACTACTTTACGTATGGGTTCAGCTCTCATTTACCAAAACTCCCTTGGCCACAATTTTCGTCTTCCACATCCTCACGGACCTCACCGTTTTGTATGCAAGTCCATGACCAAAACGACGCCGGATGCTACTTCTGTTGACCTCCGTCGACGCTCCGGCAACTATCAACCTTCACCGTGGGACCATTGTTATCTCCTCTCCATCAAGAATAAATATGCG AGTGAAAAAGAAGTAATAGCTAGAGATATGTTgaagaaaaaagtgaagaagatgcTTGATGTTACAAAGAGCCATCTTGAGCAATTAGAGCTCATCGATGATCTACAAAAACTTGGGGTTTCATATCATTTTGAGCTAGAAATAAATgacattttaacaaattttcatCATGAAAATGGAAATTATACTTGGAAAGGTGACAAGGAAGAAGATTTACATGCAACAGCACTCAAATTCCGACTTCTTAGACAACATGGTTTTGATGTCTCAGAAA ATATATTTGATGCGATCATTGACAAGATAGAAAGCAATAGGTTCAAGAGCAACAATATATCAAGTATCATCTCTTTGTATGAAGCGTCGTATCTCTCCACCATAGCGGATACTAAATTGCATAAAGTCATCAGACCTTTTGCAAcacaacaaataagaaaatatgttgaTGGTGAAACATACAACATGGAGATACGAGAGAAAGCAATTCATGCGTTAGAAATGCCATACCATTGGAGAATGAGAAGGCTAGAGACGAGATGGTACATCGACGCATACGAGAAGAAACATGACATGAATCTTTTTTTGATCGAACTTGCCAAAGTCGATTTCAATATCGTACAAACTACTCATCAAGAAGATCTCAAATACGTTTCAAG CTGGTGGAAAGATACATGTTTGGCTAATGAACTTCCCTTTGTAAGAGATAGAATTGTCGAGAATTATTTTTGGACAGTCGGTTTAATATACGAACCACAATATGGATATATCCGACGAATCATGACTATAGTTAATGCGCTTGTTACAACCATCGACGATATCTACGACATCTATGGTACTCTTGAAGAACTTGAACTCTTCACTTCCATGGTTGAGAA GTGGGATGTAAATCGTCTTGATGAGCTTCCTGAGTACATGCggttgtgttttcttcttttgtacaATGAAATCAATGGCATTGGATATGATattctcatatataaaaatattgatgtCACCCCTTTTCTCAAGAAATCG ATTTATGCAAAACATATCTAG
- the LOC104779781 gene encoding 1,8-cineole synthase 1, chloroplastic isoform X3 — protein MATTLRMGSALIYQNSLGHNFRLPHPHGPHRFVCKSMTKTTPDATSVDLRRRSGNYQPSPWDHCYLLSIKNKYASEKEVIARDMLKKKVKKMLDVTKSHLEQLELIDDLQKLGVSYHFELEINDILTNFHHENGNYTWKGDKEEDLHATALKFRLLRQHGFDVSENIFDAIIDKIESNRFKSNNISSIISLYEASYLSTIADTKLHKVIRPFATQQIRKYVDGETYNMEIREKAIHALEMPYHWRMRRLETRWYIDAYEKKHDMNLFLIELAKVDFNIVQTTHQEDLKYVSSWWKDTCLANELPFVRDRIVENYFWTVGLIYEPQYGYIRRIMTIVNALVTTIDDIYDIYGTLEELELFTSMVEKWDVNRLDELPEYMRLCFLLLYNEINGIGYDILIYKNIDVTPFLKKSSSLKQVGRFMQNISSGSKVV, from the exons ATGGCTACTACTTTACGTATGGGTTCAGCTCTCATTTACCAAAACTCCCTTGGCCACAATTTTCGTCTTCCACATCCTCACGGACCTCACCGTTTTGTATGCAAGTCCATGACCAAAACGACGCCGGATGCTACTTCTGTTGACCTCCGTCGACGCTCCGGCAACTATCAACCTTCACCGTGGGACCATTGTTATCTCCTCTCCATCAAGAATAAATATGCG AGTGAAAAAGAAGTAATAGCTAGAGATATGTTgaagaaaaaagtgaagaagatgcTTGATGTTACAAAGAGCCATCTTGAGCAATTAGAGCTCATCGATGATCTACAAAAACTTGGGGTTTCATATCATTTTGAGCTAGAAATAAATgacattttaacaaattttcatCATGAAAATGGAAATTATACTTGGAAAGGTGACAAGGAAGAAGATTTACATGCAACAGCACTCAAATTCCGACTTCTTAGACAACATGGTTTTGATGTCTCAGAAA ATATATTTGATGCGATCATTGACAAGATAGAAAGCAATAGGTTCAAGAGCAACAATATATCAAGTATCATCTCTTTGTATGAAGCGTCGTATCTCTCCACCATAGCGGATACTAAATTGCATAAAGTCATCAGACCTTTTGCAAcacaacaaataagaaaatatgttgaTGGTGAAACATACAACATGGAGATACGAGAGAAAGCAATTCATGCGTTAGAAATGCCATACCATTGGAGAATGAGAAGGCTAGAGACGAGATGGTACATCGACGCATACGAGAAGAAACATGACATGAATCTTTTTTTGATCGAACTTGCCAAAGTCGATTTCAATATCGTACAAACTACTCATCAAGAAGATCTCAAATACGTTTCAAG CTGGTGGAAAGATACATGTTTGGCTAATGAACTTCCCTTTGTAAGAGATAGAATTGTCGAGAATTATTTTTGGACAGTCGGTTTAATATACGAACCACAATATGGATATATCCGACGAATCATGACTATAGTTAATGCGCTTGTTACAACCATCGACGATATCTACGACATCTATGGTACTCTTGAAGAACTTGAACTCTTCACTTCCATGGTTGAGAA GTGGGATGTAAATCGTCTTGATGAGCTTCCTGAGTACATGCggttgtgttttcttcttttgtacaATGAAATCAATGGCATTGGATATGATattctcatatataaaaatattgatgtCACCCCTTTTCTCAAGAAATCG tCTTCGTTAAAACAAGTGGGCAGATTTATGCAAAACATATCTAGTGGAAGCAAAGTGGTATAA
- the LOC104779781 gene encoding 1,8-cineole synthase 1, chloroplastic isoform X1: protein MATTLRMGSALIYQNSLGHNFRLPHPHGPHRFVCKSMTKTTPDATSVDLRRRSGNYQPSPWDHCYLLSIKNKYASEKEVIARDMLKKKVKKMLDVTKSHLEQLELIDDLQKLGVSYHFELEINDILTNFHHENGNYTWKGDKEEDLHATALKFRLLRQHGFDVSENIFDAIIDKIESNRFKSNNISSIISLYEASYLSTIADTKLHKVIRPFATQQIRKYVDGETYNMEIREKAIHALEMPYHWRMRRLETRWYIDAYEKKHDMNLFLIELAKVDFNIVQTTHQEDLKYVSSWWKDTCLANELPFVRDRIVENYFWTVGLIYEPQYGYIRRIMTIVNALVTTIDDIYDIYGTLEELELFTSMVEKWDVNRLDELPEYMRLCFLLLYNEINGIGYDILIYKNIDVTPFLKKSWADLCKTYLVEAKWYNRGYKPSVEEYMKNAWISISAPTILIHFYCVFSDQISLQNLETLSQHRQHIVRCSATVLRLANDLGTSPDELARGDVLKSVQCYMHETGASEEEAREHVQQMISDTWDDMNNETKPARSSFSRGFVEAAMNLARMSQCMYQYGDGHGCPNKAKTVDRVQSLLVDPIPLD from the exons ATGGCTACTACTTTACGTATGGGTTCAGCTCTCATTTACCAAAACTCCCTTGGCCACAATTTTCGTCTTCCACATCCTCACGGACCTCACCGTTTTGTATGCAAGTCCATGACCAAAACGACGCCGGATGCTACTTCTGTTGACCTCCGTCGACGCTCCGGCAACTATCAACCTTCACCGTGGGACCATTGTTATCTCCTCTCCATCAAGAATAAATATGCG AGTGAAAAAGAAGTAATAGCTAGAGATATGTTgaagaaaaaagtgaagaagatgcTTGATGTTACAAAGAGCCATCTTGAGCAATTAGAGCTCATCGATGATCTACAAAAACTTGGGGTTTCATATCATTTTGAGCTAGAAATAAATgacattttaacaaattttcatCATGAAAATGGAAATTATACTTGGAAAGGTGACAAGGAAGAAGATTTACATGCAACAGCACTCAAATTCCGACTTCTTAGACAACATGGTTTTGATGTCTCAGAAA ATATATTTGATGCGATCATTGACAAGATAGAAAGCAATAGGTTCAAGAGCAACAATATATCAAGTATCATCTCTTTGTATGAAGCGTCGTATCTCTCCACCATAGCGGATACTAAATTGCATAAAGTCATCAGACCTTTTGCAAcacaacaaataagaaaatatgttgaTGGTGAAACATACAACATGGAGATACGAGAGAAAGCAATTCATGCGTTAGAAATGCCATACCATTGGAGAATGAGAAGGCTAGAGACGAGATGGTACATCGACGCATACGAGAAGAAACATGACATGAATCTTTTTTTGATCGAACTTGCCAAAGTCGATTTCAATATCGTACAAACTACTCATCAAGAAGATCTCAAATACGTTTCAAG CTGGTGGAAAGATACATGTTTGGCTAATGAACTTCCCTTTGTAAGAGATAGAATTGTCGAGAATTATTTTTGGACAGTCGGTTTAATATACGAACCACAATATGGATATATCCGACGAATCATGACTATAGTTAATGCGCTTGTTACAACCATCGACGATATCTACGACATCTATGGTACTCTTGAAGAACTTGAACTCTTCACTTCCATGGTTGAGAA GTGGGATGTAAATCGTCTTGATGAGCTTCCTGAGTACATGCggttgtgttttcttcttttgtacaATGAAATCAATGGCATTGGATATGATattctcatatataaaaatattgatgtCACCCCTTTTCTCAAGAAATCG TGGGCAGATTTATGCAAAACATATCTAGTGGAAGCAAAGTGGTATAACAGAGGATACAAACCAAGTGTGGAAGAATACATGAAAAATGCTTGGATTTCAATTTCTGCCCCAACAATACTGATCCACTTTTACTGTGTTTTCTCGGACCAAATCTCACTTCAAAACTTAGAGACTTTGTCTCAACACCGACAACACATCGTCCGATGCTCTGCCACCGTTCTTCGTCTAGCTAACGACCTTGGAACATCACCG GATGAATTGGCGAGAGGAGATGTTCTCAAATCGGTCCAATGTTACATGCATGAGACGGGAGCCTCGGAGGAAGAGGCACGCGAGCACGTGCAGCAGATGATTAGTGATACATGGGACGACATGAACAACGAAACAAAACCGGCTCGCAGTTCATTTTCCCGAGGTTTTGTTGAAGCTGCAATGAACCTGGCACGCATGTCGCAATGCATGTATCAATATGGGGATGGTCATGGATGTCCGAACAAAGCCAAAACCGTTGATCGTGTCCAATCCTTGCTCGTTGATCCAATCCCACTAGATTGA